The DNA sequence GGTATGTTTGCTGGTGGGCCCGGCTTTGGTGCTTACTTGCGTACGCCAACCTGCTCCTGAGCAAATTTCCGAAGAGCAGTCGATTGAACAAGAAGAAGCACCTGCTGACTTATACGTTTACAACGAATATCCCCGTCCTTAGTACTTCTTTTGCCAGGGCTTTGCCCAATAGGTAGTCCTCCCCGCAATTTTTCCACTTTCCACTTTGCTTTTACCATCCGGTGCTACATGATCGTTGAAGCGCCATTTATTCCAAAACCAACCTTCCTCATATTGCTTGTAATACGGTGATTTCTCGACGGCCTCGTGAAGTACCTCTTGCGTTTTGGTAAAAATCTCTTTTTTCTTGGCCTTTGGAATTTTTTCTACAACACTTGCCGGATGCACCCTGGTCTGATAGAGTACCTCATCTGCGTAGAGATTGCCTACGCCAGCGAGGTGTGATTGATTTAAAAGGAACCCTTTAATACTGGTTTTTCGCCCTTCCATTGCCGCCAGAAATTCCTCTTCTGTTATCTCCAGCGCATCTGGCCCCAGTTTCTTTTCGAGGATATATGCATCCCGGTCTTCGAGGTAATTTACCCTTGCAAATTTTCGGGCATCATCAAACCCGAGGCGATGCCCCTCCTGAAAGACAAAAGCAAAGCGTTCAAAACGTGGCCGATCCTCATCGTCGTGATAAAGTTTTAAATCTCCCGTCATCCCGAAATGCAAGAGGACACTATGCCCATTGTCCAGATCTGCAAAAAGGTATTTACCCCGCCGCATGGAGTCAACGAAGGTTCTACCTTTTAGCTTTTCGGCAAAAGTAGCCCCGTCGCTATTTCGGATGATCTTATCGTCGGAGACATCCACCCGCATAATCGTCTGCTGGAGGGCCGCCTCATTAAAATACTGTTGAAAAGTGTGGACTTCGGGGAGCTCGGGCATGGTTTGGTTTTTGGTTAGGTAACAGGGAGGATTAGTGTAGGGTTCAAATTGTGCCGATTTTGGAGAAGGTTAGCTAAGTTGCCGCTAGGGAACGTTAAAGCGATAACAGCTAACTTTAAAATCGATTTATTGTTTTAATTTTAATGATATGGCTAAAATAAAAAAAAGGCTAAATTGAATTTAATCAAATAGTTTACTTATTTTTAACATAAAGGAGATAAGCATCATCAAGGCTCTGAGAGAAATATGAGTATTCCAACGGAAAAAGTAAACTACCAAGGAAACCCTATCGTGTCAGTTAGGATTGTCAGTATTCACCCCAGTCGGCTGGTGGTGAGTTTGCCTGATCGTC is a window from the Lewinella sp. LCG006 genome containing:
- a CDS encoding Fpg/Nei family DNA glycosylase; this encodes MPELPEVHTFQQYFNEAALQQTIMRVDVSDDKIIRNSDGATFAEKLKGRTFVDSMRRGKYLFADLDNGHSVLLHFGMTGDLKLYHDDEDRPRFERFAFVFQEGHRLGFDDARKFARVNYLEDRDAYILEKKLGPDALEITEEEFLAAMEGRKTSIKGFLLNQSHLAGVGNLYADEVLYQTRVHPASVVEKIPKAKKKEIFTKTQEVLHEAVEKSPYYKQYEEGWFWNKWRFNDHVAPDGKSKVESGKIAGRTTYWAKPWQKKY